AAATCCTCCTCTTCAGTTCTACGCCGTTGTCTTTGACAGAAGCAGGGTGATATGATTAAAACCACCAGACTGCTGAGTTTGATGGGCATGCATTGGGATTAGGGGTAGGTCCTGGAAAAGCTCACAAATGCTTTTCACTGTGACTGAGTCACTGAAGATATTGGATAGTTTAGTGGCTATGTGAGTGTTTATTCATCACCACAAACAGATATTCTCTTGGGCACCCCCTCGGTAGGGTCCCCCAAACGCAGACTACATCAAGAGTTTATATTCTTGAGGACAGTGGTAACTGTAGTTTAGTCAATACAATTTCACAAGCTACAACGACataatttacttcaatatttGGTGTCTGTTAAATGGTTTCTTTGAAGAACATATTTTCAGTGAAAGCATGTCTAACTAATAAGACATCCCGGAAGGCTCACTCACTTTTCTGGGACAACTAACTCCCACAAATCGTCTAACATTAATTCACTAAATGAATCTCAATCTGCCACCGCTGGGATTACGCCTGTAAAATGTAATCGGTTTGTAAATAATTTAGAAGCCTCTATTTTTAAATCTGTTCAAATCTGTCCCTGTGGATTCGTTAAGTGGCATTCAAAACCCCGGGCATCTGCTACCTCAATATTTCATTCCGAGAGACCGTCTGTAGCACAGGGGCAGAAATCACCGGACGGAGGAAATGTCTGTAATGTTGGATTGGTACATGAGTCTGGAGAAAATATTATACGTGTTCATTGTCGTCATTGGAATTCCTGATAAGTGAGCAGAGAAATTCATGTTTGGTATTTCTGTGTGTGAACCGGTGTGAAACTGCTCATCATTATTTCATAAGCTTCCAACTTGATGATCAATGTACAGTACAGATATCCATTTGAGATATCGACATTCTGATTTTTCATATTTAATGACAAgcgaaaaaaaaaacacctttgtcTTTCCTCTAACTGAGGGGGTCGACTCGAACCATGTTCTTCCCTTTAATGACATCTTGTCCAGATTTGACACCTACACGCTGAAAAAGGGCAGGGCAGGTCGGAGACAATGTGGCCCGTGTCTGATGTTAGATTAGCAGCCGTTCCCAGATTCCAGGACTCCTGATCTTTAGCTAAAACCTGATCCCCTGTTAATACCCGGAGAATATGTTCAGTGTTGCTCAGTTTCTACAtggtcactctcccctctctttctctctctctctctctctctctctctctctccctctctctccctctcctcagtGAATTTAGTAGCGATTGTGATCCTGCCCCGGGCAAAGTGCGGCCTCTCTACCTGCACCACTCGCTACCTGGTAGCCATGGCAGCGGCCGATCTACTGACCATTGTCGCTGGGGTCATTTTGTATCAAATCAATCATTATTACTTTCCGTGGAGTTTTCTGGACATCACCCCCGTGTGCAGTGTTATCACTGAGCTGAGGTTCACCGCCACACTGTGCTCTGTCTGGTTCACCGGCACTTTCACCTTCGACCGTTTTGTCGCCATTTGCTGCCAGAAgctaaaaacaaaatattgcaccgggAAAACTGCGGCTCTGGTTCTAACAACAACCGGCGTACTGTTCTGTCTGAAAAGCGTTCCGCGATATTTCACGCGGGAACCCATAGTGATCATGGACAATGTTCCGTGGTTCTGTCAAGTCAAGGACAATTATTTCACTGACCCCGGGTGGGTGGGATATGACTGGTTCGATACGGTTTTAACTCCGTTCCTCCCTTTCGCTGGGATCCTGCTGCTCAACGCTCTGACAGTCAGGCACATTTTAGTGGCCAGTCGCGTCCGTGAGGGGCTGAAGGGTCAGAGCAAGGGGGAGAACcgcagtgacccggagatggagagcaggaggaggtctgtgGTTTTACTCTTCACCGTCTCCGGCAGTTTCATCCTCCTGTGAATGACGAACGTTGTACAGTTCATATATTATCAGGTCTCGGGGAAAGGATTCGACTTCAATGATTCTGAATGGATCTTTTCCGACGTCGCGGTTTTGCTGAGGGATTTCAGCTGCTGTCCGAACACGTTTCTTTACGCCTTGACTCAGTCCAGATTCAGGGAGCAGGTGATCAGCGCGGTGAAACATCCGATCACCTCGGTGCTTCGGTACATTAATAATGCCGCGTCCTGAGCACAAACCTGGGGCGGCAGCACTATCTTCAGTCCGGTCTCCacctccacacattcaccacctacCGGTCCCTGCGCATTGTCCGACGGATCGGTAGCGCCGGGACATGAGAACAGAGTGTGAGGTGAGGGAGATTCAGTACCACTTTAGGGCTGTCTGGCCGTTGCTGTCCCCGGAGGTATAACTTTAACCGTTGTGCTGAATTGCTAAATGGGTTTATGTACTCGCCGTTTACGTCAATGGAGGAGCGTGACACCTACACTTGTGTGGATCTCAGTACTTGTCGCGCCAGAGCATTCGGTGCAAGCACAAAGGTTGCCAACGTCTGTTAAATCaggatcatgaaatttgttgttttatcgAAGCAGTATATTACAATATATAATTTGTTTAGAAACTAtcaattacaacaagaaatatattaattaattacatttaataaatggtgcaaaaaaagagcaaaatatgcAGTCCAAATGAAATTGTCATTACATCAATGTGCAGAATCATTTCTAAGTTAGTTGGCAGACTAAAAGAGCAGCGTTTGTCTCATT
The sequence above is drawn from the Mobula hypostoma chromosome 2, sMobHyp1.1, whole genome shotgun sequence genome and encodes:
- the LOC134359633 gene encoding sex peptide receptor-like — its product is MFVNLVAIVILPRAKCGLSTCTTRYLVAMAAADLLTIVAGVILYQINHYYFPWSFLDITPVCSVITELRFTATLCSVWFTGTFTFDRFVAICCQKLKTKYCTGKTAALVLTTTGVLFCLKSVPRYFTREPIVIMDNVPWFCQVKDNYFTDPGWVGYDWFDTVLTPFLPFAGILLLNALTVRHILVASRVREGLKGQSKGENRSDPEMESRRRSVVLLFTVSGSFILL